GCTGTCTACTACAACGTGAGGTAAGAATGTAGCCAGTACTTCCACCCCGATTTTCTTACCCTTATGCCCTACCAGTGACGAAATAACATACCCATTGAGAAAGTAGTTTACAACACTATACCCGACACAATAAAAGGTCATTTTTTCTTCATTGGATATTTCGTTATCAAGCTTAAATTGTGCATTCTGAATAGCGTCAACTTCCAGACTGCCAACAATTTCCGATGTTATTTCACGTCCCTGTTCAATATCGTATTCCAGTTTGGTCTGACTTGTTTTTAGAACCCTTCCTGCAGCTGCTATGGCTACTTTTGTCAAAGTAACCCCAAGTATCTTCTCCAGTCGTTCTTTTACTTGAGTTATTACTTCGGCAACCTTTTCAATATCATGTATTTGTCCATCAAGCATTGCACGACTCTTATGTTCACATATCTCAGCCGCAACAACTCTGAAACATTCCTTCTCATAAACCCCTACTATACCTATAACTGTTCTTGTTCCAATATCAAGAGCAAATATCAAATCTTCCTCATTAAAAGTTTCTACTTTAGTTTTTGTTATCTTCTGTTTACCAGGCATACATTACCCCCATGTATAAAAACAGTCGTGACCCTATTTCTTAGCATAATAACTACATAAATGATTCATTTCACACTTTTCACATTCAGGTTTTCTTGCGTTACACACAGCTCTGCCATGAAAGACCAACTTATGGCAAAAGTCTGCCCATTTATCTTTAGGAATTATTTTCTGTAAATCGTATTCAATCTTCTCAGGATCTTCATTCTTGGTTAGACCCGTTCTGTTTGAAAGCCTTTTAGCATGAGTGTCAACAACTACTCCCTGCTTTCCATGTATCTCATATAAGTAAAGGTTTGCTGTCTTACGTCCTACTCCGGGCAATTCAAGCAGTTCCTCCATATTATCAGGAATTTTTCCGTTGTATTTTTCAGTAATAATCTTACAGCAAGCGATTATGTTTTTTGCTTTATTTCTGTAAAATCCCGTTGATTTAATATCCTCCTCCAGTTCTCTTACATCTGCATTTGCAAATGCCTCTACCGTAGGATACTTTTTATATAAATCCTTTGCAACTATATTTACCCTGGCATCAGTACACTGGGCTGCAAGTTGAGTAGAAATCAAAAGCTGAAGCGGATTCTCATACTGCAGGGAACACTCAGCATCAGGATAAAGCTTGTCAAGAACTTCTATCATCTGCAGAACCTTTTCCTTTTTAGTCATCGAATTTTATACCTTCTTTGTGTTATGTTATCTATT
This region of Clostridium sp. BNL1100 genomic DNA includes:
- the nth gene encoding endonuclease III — translated: MTKKEKVLQMIEVLDKLYPDAECSLQYENPLQLLISTQLAAQCTDARVNIVAKDLYKKYPTVEAFANADVRELEEDIKSTGFYRNKAKNIIACCKIITEKYNGKIPDNMEELLELPGVGRKTANLYLYEIHGKQGVVVDTHAKRLSNRTGLTKNEDPEKIEYDLQKIIPKDKWADFCHKLVFHGRAVCNARKPECEKCEMNHLCSYYAKK